A DNA window from Malus domestica chromosome 12, GDT2T_hap1 contains the following coding sequences:
- the LOC103432097 gene encoding uncharacterized protein isoform X2: MELLGARSALLWPQVVGHSITQIFLKKSLGFLLTRQMKWTVLWPEQIFRLRWDPNTTYIQSNPYIQFNWSHFRCRGCFPSRKNFEVAEGLQQICGDFCMVSYDCKPLGNLLVPGCN, from the exons ATGGAGCTTCTGGGCGCACGAAGTGCGTTATTATG GCCGCAGGTGGTGGGGCATTCAATTACGCAGATCTTTTTAAAGAAAAGCTTGGGATTTCTCTTGACAAGGCAGATGAAATGGACTGTCTTGTGGCCGGAGCAAATTTTCCGCTTAAGATGGGATCCTAATACCACTTACATTCAATCTAATCCTTATATTCA ATTCAATTGGAGCCACTTTAGGTGCAGGGGCTGCTTTCCTTCTCGAAAGAACT TTGAAGTTGCAGAAGGGTTGCAGCAAATTTGTGGAGATTTTTGTATGGTAAGTTATGACTGCAAACCCCTTGGAAATCTACTTGTCCCAG GCTGCAACTGA
- the LOC139189839 gene encoding secreted RxLR effector protein 161-like, whose product MQNGVKDIFRYLKGTTDLGLFNTRKSPGVAAPYGPWIDTRLVGYTDVGYLSDPHRACSQMGYVFTVGDTAISWRFTKQTLVATSSNHAEIFALHEASRECFWLREVMEHIRSNSGLISIVDLPIMIFEDNAACIEQLKKGYIKGDNTKHIAPKFFYSH is encoded by the coding sequence ATGcagaatggtgttaaagacatttttcgctacctcaaaggtactacggatttgggtttGTTCAATACCCGTAAATCTCCAGGTGTTGCCGCCCCCTATGGCCCTTGGATTGAtactcgccttgttggttacacAGATGTTGGATATCTGTCTGATCCACATAGAGCATGTTCTCaaatgggttatgtctttaccgttggagacaccGCTATATCCTGGAGGTttaccaagcaaacgctagttgcgacttcgtctaaccatgctgagatttttgccctacatgaagcatcgcgtgagtgcttttggctgagagaagttatggaacatattcgaagcaaTAGTGGTCTTATATCAATCGTTGACCTTCCTataatgatctttgaagacaatgcagcatgtatcgagcaactgaagaagggatacatcaaaggagacaacaccaaacacatagcgccgaagttcttttactcacactag
- the LOC103432097 gene encoding uncharacterized protein isoform X1 yields the protein MELLGARSALLWPQVVGHSITQIFLKKSLGFLLTRQMKWTVLWPEQIFRLRWDPNTTYIQSNPYIQFNWSHFRCRGCFPSRKNFEVAEGLQQICGDFCMAATDDQIQVIEMIELLETKGSKTF from the exons ATGGAGCTTCTGGGCGCACGAAGTGCGTTATTATG GCCGCAGGTGGTGGGGCATTCAATTACGCAGATCTTTTTAAAGAAAAGCTTGGGATTTCTCTTGACAAGGCAGATGAAATGGACTGTCTTGTGGCCGGAGCAAATTTTCCGCTTAAGATGGGATCCTAATACCACTTACATTCAATCTAATCCTTATATTCA ATTCAATTGGAGCCACTTTAGGTGCAGGGGCTGCTTTCCTTCTCGAAAGAACT TTGAAGTTGCAGAAGGGTTGCAGCAAATTTGTGGAGATTTTTGTATG GCTGCAACTGATGATCAGATTCAAGTTATTGAGATGATTGAGCTCTTGGAAACAAAGGGTTCGAAGACTTTTTAA